From a region of the Triticum aestivum cultivar Chinese Spring chromosome 7D, IWGSC CS RefSeq v2.1, whole genome shotgun sequence genome:
- the LOC123165829 gene encoding peptidyl-prolyl cis-trans isomerase CYP28, chloroplastic isoform X2, translated as MEVSEGQTLKHSPNNVMLSSSSTKATSSMADHVSLGNLHHHPNSQSSCFATSKPNHDNTHKCNHSPKIPRRSLVLLPASSLLLSASSSFAIDNTNASSSSTIDTTITDRIFMDFSICPSFFSNDRTLGAELATCPDSEPLGRVVFGLYGRLLPITTANFKTTCTTSAYRGTLVHKVLQGQFFAAGRQGSRRDKGVVQPPSKLVRNVETVDPKAYQLRHARPGTLSLCLEQNDDDDSIKLSPNYHNVEFLVTTGPGPCPELDDQNIVFGTVLEGMDVITSIATIPTYKPGERIQFFNDFAQLIGDERAQSARAMWDRPQKTVYISGCGELKVTKPSLSPPSLP; from the exons ATGGAAGTATCAGAAGGACAAACATTGAAGCATTCACCTAACAACGTAATGCTGTCTTCATCAAGTACAAAAGCTACTTCCTCCATGGCTGACCATGTTTCTCTTGGCAACCTCCACCACCACCCCAACAGCCAGTCCTCCTGTTTTGCTACCTCAAAACCAAACCATGACAATACCCATAAATGCAACCACTCCCCAAAAATTCCTAGACGGTCTCTCGTCTTACTCCCTGcgtcctctcttctcctctctgcGTCCTCCTCCTTTGCCATAGACAATACAAACGCTTCATCCTCCTCCACAATTGACACCACCATCACCGACCGCATATTCATGGACTTTAGCATCTGTCCAAGCTTCTTTAGCAATGACCGCACGTTAGGAGCTGAACTTGCTACATGCCCTGATTCCGAGCCCCTCGGACGTGTAGTCTTTGGTCTCTATGGTCGGCTACTCCCGATCACTACTGCCAACTTCAAAACTACCTGCACTACTTCTGCATATCGAGGCACACTTGTCCATAAGGTGCTTCAAGGTCAGTTCTTTGCTGCTGGCCGACAAGGTTCTCGGCGTGATAAAGGTGTGGTCCAACCTCCCTCAAAGCTTGTAAGAAATGTTGAGACTGTTGATCCTAAAGCGTATCAACTAAGACATGCAAGGCCTGGCACCCTATCCCTGTGTCTTGAGCAGAATGACGACGACGATAGTATCAAACTCAGTCCCAATTATCACAATGTTGAATTCCTGGTGACCACAGGGCCAGGGCCCTGTCCAGAGCTTGATGATCAGAACATTGTCTTTGGAACTGTATTAGAAG GAATGGACGTTATCACCAGCATTGCAACCATCCCTACCTACAAACCAGGTGAAAGGATCCAATTCTTCAATGATTTTGCACAGCTGATTGGCGATGAAAGAGCTCAGTCTGCCAGAGCTATGTGGGACCGCCCACAGAAAACCGTATATATCAGCGGTTGCGGGGAGCTGAAAGTGACCAAGCCATCCCTTTCCCCTCCTAGCTTGCCATGA
- the LOC123165829 gene encoding peptidyl-prolyl cis-trans isomerase CYP28, chloroplastic isoform X1 — protein sequence MAATATSLGLALHRRDHDPSSHRRPVPSSSLISTSAFRSRSRRAKCSRRVVPPLSAAAGDLEGNDISTIFSMEVSEGQTLKHSPNNVMLSSSSTKATSSMADHVSLGNLHHHPNSQSSCFATSKPNHDNTHKCNHSPKIPRRSLVLLPASSLLLSASSSFAIDNTNASSSSTIDTTITDRIFMDFSICPSFFSNDRTLGAELATCPDSEPLGRVVFGLYGRLLPITTANFKTTCTTSAYRGTLVHKVLQGQFFAAGRQGSRRDKGVVQPPSKLVRNVETVDPKAYQLRHARPGTLSLCLEQNDDDDSIKLSPNYHNVEFLVTTGPGPCPELDDQNIVFGTVLEGMDVITSIATIPTYKPGERIQFFNDFAQLIGDERAQSARAMWDRPQKTVYISGCGELKVTKPSLSPPSLP from the exons ATGGCCGCCACCGCCACGTCCCTAGGCCTCGCTCTCCACCGCCGAGACCACGACCCTAGCTCccaccgccgccccgtcccctCCTCGTCCCTGATCTCTACCTCCGCCttccgcagccgcagccgcagggCCAAGTGCAGCCGCAGGGTTGTGCCTCCACTGTCCGCTGCCGCCGGTGATCTGGAAG GAAATGACATTAGCACCATATTTTCTATGGAAGTATCAGAAGGACAAACATTGAAGCATTCACCTAACAACGTAATGCTGTCTTCATCAAGTACAAAAGCTACTTCCTCCATGGCTGACCATGTTTCTCTTGGCAACCTCCACCACCACCCCAACAGCCAGTCCTCCTGTTTTGCTACCTCAAAACCAAACCATGACAATACCCATAAATGCAACCACTCCCCAAAAATTCCTAGACGGTCTCTCGTCTTACTCCCTGcgtcctctcttctcctctctgcGTCCTCCTCCTTTGCCATAGACAATACAAACGCTTCATCCTCCTCCACAATTGACACCACCATCACCGACCGCATATTCATGGACTTTAGCATCTGTCCAAGCTTCTTTAGCAATGACCGCACGTTAGGAGCTGAACTTGCTACATGCCCTGATTCCGAGCCCCTCGGACGTGTAGTCTTTGGTCTCTATGGTCGGCTACTCCCGATCACTACTGCCAACTTCAAAACTACCTGCACTACTTCTGCATATCGAGGCACACTTGTCCATAAGGTGCTTCAAGGTCAGTTCTTTGCTGCTGGCCGACAAGGTTCTCGGCGTGATAAAGGTGTGGTCCAACCTCCCTCAAAGCTTGTAAGAAATGTTGAGACTGTTGATCCTAAAGCGTATCAACTAAGACATGCAAGGCCTGGCACCCTATCCCTGTGTCTTGAGCAGAATGACGACGACGATAGTATCAAACTCAGTCCCAATTATCACAATGTTGAATTCCTGGTGACCACAGGGCCAGGGCCCTGTCCAGAGCTTGATGATCAGAACATTGTCTTTGGAACTGTATTAGAAG GAATGGACGTTATCACCAGCATTGCAACCATCCCTACCTACAAACCAGGTGAAAGGATCCAATTCTTCAATGATTTTGCACAGCTGATTGGCGATGAAAGAGCTCAGTCTGCCAGAGCTATGTGGGACCGCCCACAGAAAACCGTATATATCAGCGGTTGCGGGGAGCTGAAAGTGACCAAGCCATCCCTTTCCCCTCCTAGCTTGCCATGA
- the LOC100859939 gene encoding cadmium/zinc-transporting ATPase HMA2, translating into MADSTSPAAAARLEKSYFDVLGICCPSEVPLVEKLLEPLAGVHKVTVVVPSRTVIVLHDAAAISQAQIVRALNGARLEASVRAYGGAGQSKVSNKWPSPYVLVCGVLLVVSLFEHFWRPLRWFAVAGAAAGLPPIVLRSVAALRRRTMDVNILMLIAVAGAIALKDYPEAGFIVFLFTIAEWLETRACGKATAGMSSLMSMAPQNAVLAETGQVVATQDVKINTVIAVKAGEVVPIDGVVVDGRSEVDESTLTGESFPVSKQADSQVWAGTLNIDGYIAVRTTAMADNSAVAKMARLVEEAQNSRSSTQRLIDTCAKYYTPAVIFMSAAVAVIPVCVKARNLRHWFELALVLLVSACPCALVLSTPVATFCALLRAARTGLLIKGGDVLESLASIKVAAFDKTGTITRGEFSVEEFQTVGERVSKQQLIYWVSSIESRSSHPMASALVGYAQSNSVEPKSENVAEFQIYPGEGIYGEIDGEGVYVGNKRILARASCQTVPDIVEHMKGVTIGYVACNKELIGVFSLSDSCRTGSAEAIKELRSLGIKSVMLTGDSTAAATHAQNQLGNILAEVHAELLPEDKVRIVDELKARDGPTLMIGDGMNDAPALAKADVGVSMGVSGSAVAMETSHITLMSNDIRRIPKAIKLARRTHRTIVVNIVFSVTTKLAIVGLAFAGHPLIWAAVLADVGTCLLVIMYSMLLLREKGSGKVVKKCCASSHSKKHEHSTSHHHCSNDHQHDHVSAGKHSCHDHHHEHDHHKEPSNLHSTDKHGCHDHGHGHSHCKEPSSQMVTSKHVSHGHGHTHNICSPHPAVSKHDCHDHEHSHHQEPNSSHSADEHDCHDHKHCEEPISLLCATEHACHDHEQNHEHHCCDEEQTVHVADTHSCHDHKHDDSAADPVPELSISIESALPDHHEQEIQCIKEHKEKACGHHLKVKDHVPAPTDCSRGNCHSTVSSKGCESKGKEVCSSWPVGRTGIIRRCCRTRARSCCSHSMLKLPEIIVE; encoded by the exons ATGGCGGACTcgacgtcgccggcggcggcggccaggctGGAGAAGAGCTACTTCGACGTGCTGGGCATCTGCTGCCCGTCCGAGGTGCCGCTGGTGGAGAAGCTGCTGGAGCCGCTCGCCGGCGTGCACAAGGTCACCGTCGTGGTGCCGTCCCGGACCGTCATCGTCCTCCACGACGCCGCCGCCATCTCCCAGGCCCAGATCG TGAGGGCGCTGAACGGGGCGCGGCTGGAGGCGTCGGTGCGGGCCTACGGCGGCGCCGGGCAGAGCAAGGTGTCCAACAAATGGCCCAGCCCGTACGTGCTCGTCTGCGGGGTCCTTCTGGTGGTCTCGCTCTTCGAGCACTTCTGGCGGCCGCTCAGGTGGTTCGCCGTGGCGGGTGCCGCCGCCGGCCTGCCGCCGATCGTGCTCAGGAGcgtcgccgccctccgccggcGCACCATGGACGTCAACATACTCATGCTCATCGCAG TTGCTGGGGCCATTGCTCTGAAGGACTATCCCGAGGCCGggttcatcgtcttcctcttcaccatAGCCGAATGGCTCGAGACCAGGGCATGCGGCAAG GCCACTGCTGGCATGTCATCACTAATGAGCATGGCACCACAAAATGCTGTTCTAGCAGAGACTGGACAAGTGGTTGCTACCCAGGATGTGAAGATCAATACAGTAATAGCTGTCAAGGCAGGGGAAGTCGTGCCGATCGATGGTGTTGTTGTCGATGGACGGAGTGAGGTCGACGAGAGCACCCTCACTGGGGAGTCCTTCCCGGTGTCCAAGCAGGCAGACTCCCAGGTCTGGGCTGGCACGCTCAACATAGATG GTTACATTGCTGTGAGGACAACTGCTATGGCCGACAACTCTGCGGTGGCCAAAATGGCAAGGCTGGTTGAAGAAGCCCAAAACAGTCGGTCCAGTACGCAGAGGCTGATCGACACTTGCGCCAAGTACTACACACCCG CTGTTATTTTCATGTCTGCAGCAGTGGCAGTGATCCCTGTGTGTGTCAAAGCGCGCAACCTAAGACACTGGTTTGAACTGGCCCTAGTTCTCCTGGTGAGTGCTTGTCCATGTGCTCTGGTGCTGTCGACACCCGTGGCAACCTTCTGCGCGCTGCTGAGGGCCGCGAGGACGGGGCTCCTCATCAAAGGAGGGGATGTGCTCGAGTCCTTGGCCAGTATCAAAGTTGCTGCCTTCGACAAGACTGGTACAATCACTAGGGGTGAGTTCTCTGTCGAGGAGTTTCAGACAGTTGGTGAGCGTGTTTCGAAGCAACAACTTATTTACTG GGTTTCAAGCATCGAGAGCAGGTCGAGCCACCCAATGGCATCTGCTCTTGTTGGTTATGCTCAATCAAACTCTGTAGAGCCAAAATCAGAAAATGTTGCTGAGTTTCAAATCTATCCTGGCGAGGGGATTTACGGTGAGATTGATGGGGAGGGCGTATATGTTGGGAACAAAAGGATCTTGGCAAGGGCATCGTGTCAAACAG TTCCGGACATAGTAGAACACATGAAAGGAGTTACCATCGGATACGTGGCCTGCAACAAGGAATTGATTGGGGTATTCAGCCTCTCGGATTCTTGCCGAACTGGGTCAGCCGAGGCCATCAAGGAGTTGAGATCACTGGGCATCAAGTCAGTGATGCTTACTGGCGATAGTACTGCCGCTGCCACACATGCACAGAACCAG CTGGGGAACATACTAGCTGAGGTTCATGCTGAACTTCTGCCAGAAGACAAAGTGAGAATTGTTGATGAACTGAAGGCAAGAGATGGCCCTACACTGATGATTGGCGACGGCATGAATGATGCCCCGGCACTGGCTAAGGCTGATGTTGGAGTCTCCATGGGCGTGTCCGGTTCAGCCGTCGCAATGGAGACGAGTCACATTACTCTGATGTCAAACGACATCCGCAGGATCCCAAAGGCAATCAAGCTGGCCAGGAGGACGCACCGGACCATCGTCGTGAACATTGTCTTCTCGGTGACCACGAAGCTTGCAATTGTTGGGCTTGCGTTTGCCGGGCATCCGCTTATTTGGGCAGCAGTCCTTGCTGATGTTGGCACATGCTTGCTGGTGATCATGTACAGCATGCTGCTACTGAGGGAGAAAGGCAGTGGAAAGGTGGTGAAGAAATGCTGTGCTTCTTCTCACTCAAAAAAGCATGAGCATAGTACGTCCCACCACCACTGCTCCAATGATCATCAGCATGACCATGTATCTGCAGGCAAGCATTCTTGCCATGATCATCACCATGAGCATGATCACCACAAAGAGCCTAGCAACCTGCATTCCACAGACAAGCATGGCTGCCATGATCATGGCCATGgccatagccactgcaaagagccgaGCAGCCAGATGGTGACAAGCAAGCATGTTTCCCATGGGCATGGCCATACCCACAACATCTGCAGCCCTCACCCCGCTGTGAGCAAGCATGATTGCCATGACCATGAACATAGCCACCACCAAGAACCCAACAGTTCACATTCTGCCGATGAGCATGATTGCCATGATCACAAGCACTGTGAAGAACCAATCAGCTTGCTTTGTGCCACTGAGCATGCTTGCCACGACCATGAGCAGAACCATGAGCATCATTGCTGTGATGAAGAGCAAACAGTGCATGTAGCAGATACGCATTCCTGCCATGACCATAAGCATGACGACAGTGCGGCTGATCCAGTTCCAGAGCTGTCGATATCTATCGAGAGCGCATTGCCTGATCACCATGAGCAGGAAATCCAGTGCATCAAAGAGCACAAAGAGAAAGCGTGTGGACATCACCTGAAGGTCAAGGATCACGTCCCGGCTCCGACAGATTGCAGCAGGGGAAACTGTCACAGTACGGTGAGCAGCAAGGGATGTGAAAGCAAAGGCAAAGAAGTTTGTTCAAGCTGGCCGGTTGGTCGTACCGGAATAATCCGCAGGTGTTGCAGGACTAGGGCGCGCAGCTGCTGCAGCCACAGCATGTTGAAACTACCTGAGATTATAGTAGAGTAG